The Bifidobacterium eulemuris genome includes a window with the following:
- the lysS gene encoding lysine--tRNA ligase — MSELVENTENTENTEGVEGLESVENESAAPRMTTVERAEMLLAQDAAIRARIDDGATLDEAIDPGNKEFGPLAHPEQVQMRVAKRALMMKEGLNPYPVELDVTTTIEDLRAQYDGTLEAGAETEDVVGVAGRVLFIRNAGGLNFVQLAAGDGTTIQGMISKKEVGADSLKRFKQLVDLGDHLYLKGRVIASKTGELSVFATEWAIAAKALQPLPALHKELNEDTRTRKPYIGMIADSNIRNMVRNRSKAVASLRRTFDDHDFIEVETPMLQTVHGGAAARPFTTHMNAFDLDLYLRIAPELFLKRCLVGGIDRVFEINRDFRNEGVDATHAPEFTMVEAYQAYGNYNTIGALVKELVQKTAMDVFGSYTVTLLDGTEYDFGGEWKSMSMYDSLSEALGEEIIPNGGPDAPGTSVERLGQIADKLGVERDDVENHGKLVEHLWEHFYEDKLYEPTFVRDFPVETSPLVKGHRSKPGVVEKWDLYVRGFELATGYSELNDPIVQRERFVDQAKAALAGDEEACDIDEDFLEALGVGMPPAGGTGMGIDRLLIALTGATIRETITFPLVKPLN, encoded by the coding sequence ATGTCTGAACTTGTCGAAAACACTGAAAACACCGAAAACACAGAAGGCGTCGAGGGGCTGGAGAGCGTCGAGAACGAATCCGCCGCGCCCCGGATGACCACCGTCGAACGCGCCGAAATGCTGCTGGCGCAGGATGCCGCCATTCGCGCGCGCATCGACGACGGTGCCACCTTGGATGAGGCCATCGATCCGGGCAATAAGGAATTCGGCCCGCTGGCGCATCCCGAGCAGGTGCAGATGCGCGTGGCCAAGCGCGCCCTCATGATGAAGGAAGGCCTCAACCCCTATCCGGTGGAGCTGGACGTCACCACCACCATCGAGGATCTGCGCGCCCAATACGACGGCACGTTGGAAGCCGGCGCCGAAACCGAGGATGTGGTGGGCGTCGCCGGCCGCGTGCTTTTCATCCGCAACGCGGGCGGCCTGAACTTCGTGCAGCTCGCCGCCGGCGACGGCACCACGATCCAGGGCATGATCTCCAAGAAGGAGGTCGGCGCCGACTCGCTCAAGCGGTTCAAGCAGCTCGTCGACCTTGGCGACCATCTGTATCTCAAGGGGCGCGTCATCGCCTCCAAGACGGGCGAGCTGAGCGTGTTCGCCACCGAGTGGGCCATCGCCGCCAAGGCGCTGCAGCCGCTGCCCGCCCTGCATAAGGAGCTGAACGAGGACACCCGCACGCGCAAGCCGTACATCGGCATGATCGCGGACAGCAACATCCGTAACATGGTGCGCAACCGTTCCAAGGCCGTGGCTTCGCTGCGCCGCACCTTCGACGACCACGACTTCATCGAGGTGGAGACCCCGATGCTGCAGACCGTGCACGGCGGTGCCGCGGCACGTCCGTTCACCACGCATATGAACGCCTTCGACCTGGACCTGTATCTGCGCATCGCGCCGGAACTGTTTTTGAAGCGCTGCCTGGTCGGCGGCATCGACCGCGTGTTCGAAATCAACCGCGACTTCCGTAACGAGGGCGTCGACGCCACGCACGCCCCCGAATTCACCATGGTCGAGGCCTATCAGGCGTACGGCAACTACAACACCATCGGCGCGCTCGTCAAGGAGCTCGTGCAGAAGACGGCCATGGACGTGTTCGGCTCGTATACGGTGACCCTGCTCGACGGCACCGAATACGACTTCGGCGGCGAATGGAAGTCCATGAGCATGTACGATTCGCTGTCCGAAGCGCTGGGCGAGGAGATCATCCCCAACGGCGGACCCGACGCGCCCGGCACCTCGGTGGAGCGTCTGGGCCAGATCGCCGACAAGCTCGGCGTGGAGCGCGACGACGTGGAGAACCATGGCAAGCTCGTCGAGCATCTGTGGGAGCACTTCTACGAGGACAAGCTCTATGAGCCGACCTTCGTGCGCGACTTCCCCGTGGAGACCTCGCCGCTGGTCAAGGGCCACCGCTCCAAGCCCGGCGTGGTGGAGAAGTGGGATCTCTACGTGCGCGGCTTCGAACTGGCCACCGGCTACTCCGAGCTCAACGACCCGATCGTGCAGCGCGAACGTTTCGTGGATCAAGCCAAGGCCGCGCTCGCCGGCGACGAAGAGGCCTGCGATATCGACGAGGACTTCCTGGAGGCGCTCGGCGTGGGCATGCCTCCGGCCGGCGGCACCGGCATGGGCATCGACCGTCTGCTCATCGCGCTCACCGGCGCGACGATCCGCGAAACGATCACATTCCCATTGGTGAAGCCGCTGAACTAG